A window of Aeromicrobium sp. Root236 contains these coding sequences:
- a CDS encoding glycosyltransferase family A protein translates to MPRPTPSRTRRHRPGPVYSGWIGRGDHAWWPADLDARTGVDPTVPGTTPSTLPSWQADLAEARIVTPGAVAKLALRYEHSGVDELLAHLASGGTASLQQILDRAAHPAATSGTEWLNAPGLYALALHTIGAAGDEAIGRAADLFALARSVAARTGATLEHADLDLQTTLRAGRTEQARELIAAGTADQWVRWAASADLVNPFGRGADPASWLDVFNQPFVERGLAPVAIGDPAAPFDSLTTSGPAVAGTVNGPLVTIIVSVFKPTESLLAAVGSLAAQTWRNLQIVIVDDASPEEHTAVLDSARALDPRVEYVRMPANGGAYRARNAGISHARGDFVGFQDGDDWSHPQRIERQMRAFTGDVVATLSNAVWLYDDLQITVPGAAPYARIAPSLILRRDPVLERLGPFDEMRRAADTEFIERLAAVYGRAAVVTVDEPLSLYQLTHGSLSRGDFRLGWRRDARVSYHSAFRHWHRQIASGTAAPVIESDQGRAFAAPPEIEGTSHPATLDVVVLADFRPRISQATGLPAEIRALAAAGLEVGLARGEALRHAAVARAYPDAGIQQVVADGHAAWRPLSAEITPRVLLVRDPDLLALPRAADRVRMRPERVLVTADRLPQPDGRPRISYDPVQVERVTREQFGCDVEWLPATAAVSEALAAAGAMGHRHPPQRLDVAPVRRFPQRLTSVPPVIGVVDSGRFGADRVDPSALAVLPTTTAFDVRILEPSGRPRTGAAAAWLGIDQALLTPDEFFDQCDFIVGLPARVHGTVLTRPVIDAMAHGCVPVVHPGVRAVFGDAVAYFGERSIADIVSELWDPSRYAAAQRSAVEFCHNEMSPEAFAGAVQRITGTELS, encoded by the coding sequence GTGCCGCGCCCCACGCCGTCGCGGACCCGGCGGCACAGGCCGGGTCCGGTATATTCCGGGTGGATCGGCCGCGGCGACCACGCCTGGTGGCCGGCCGACCTCGACGCACGGACTGGAGTGGATCCGACGGTGCCCGGCACGACGCCCTCGACGCTTCCCTCGTGGCAGGCGGACCTCGCCGAGGCCCGCATCGTGACGCCCGGGGCGGTGGCCAAGCTCGCGTTGCGCTACGAGCACAGTGGCGTGGACGAGCTGCTCGCCCATCTCGCCTCCGGAGGCACCGCGAGCCTCCAGCAGATCCTCGACCGGGCCGCTCATCCCGCAGCCACCAGCGGCACCGAGTGGCTCAACGCCCCGGGCCTGTACGCCCTGGCGCTCCACACGATCGGGGCAGCCGGCGACGAGGCAATCGGCCGGGCCGCGGACCTGTTCGCCCTGGCGCGGAGCGTGGCCGCCCGCACCGGGGCCACGCTCGAGCACGCCGACCTCGACCTGCAGACGACGCTGCGCGCCGGTCGTACGGAGCAGGCCCGCGAGCTGATCGCGGCGGGCACCGCCGATCAGTGGGTGCGGTGGGCGGCATCGGCCGACCTGGTCAACCCGTTCGGCCGCGGCGCCGACCCGGCGAGCTGGCTCGACGTCTTCAACCAGCCCTTCGTCGAGCGCGGGCTCGCACCCGTCGCGATCGGCGACCCGGCCGCGCCGTTCGACAGCCTCACGACGTCCGGCCCCGCCGTGGCCGGCACGGTCAACGGCCCGCTGGTGACGATCATCGTCTCGGTGTTCAAGCCGACCGAGAGCCTCCTGGCCGCCGTCGGCTCGCTCGCCGCCCAGACCTGGCGCAACCTCCAGATCGTCATCGTCGACGACGCCAGCCCCGAGGAGCACACCGCGGTCCTGGATAGCGCCCGGGCGCTCGACCCCCGTGTCGAGTACGTCCGCATGCCGGCGAACGGCGGCGCCTACCGCGCACGCAACGCCGGGATCAGCCACGCGCGCGGCGACTTCGTCGGGTTCCAGGACGGTGACGACTGGTCGCACCCGCAACGGATCGAGCGGCAGATGCGCGCCTTCACCGGTGACGTCGTCGCGACCCTGTCCAACGCCGTCTGGCTCTACGACGACCTGCAGATCACCGTCCCGGGCGCGGCCCCGTACGCCCGCATCGCCCCGTCGTTGATCCTGCGCCGCGACCCGGTGCTCGAGCGACTCGGCCCGTTCGACGAGATGCGGCGGGCAGCCGACACCGAGTTCATCGAACGGCTGGCCGCCGTCTACGGCCGCGCCGCCGTCGTCACGGTCGACGAGCCGCTGTCGCTCTACCAGCTGACCCACGGGTCGCTCTCGCGCGGCGACTTCCGGCTCGGCTGGCGGCGCGACGCCCGGGTCTCCTATCACTCCGCGTTCCGCCACTGGCACCGCCAGATCGCGTCCGGTACGGCAGCACCGGTCATCGAGTCCGACCAGGGCCGGGCCTTCGCCGCACCGCCGGAGATCGAGGGCACGAGTCATCCGGCGACGCTCGACGTCGTGGTCCTCGCCGACTTCCGGCCCCGGATCAGCCAGGCGACTGGCCTGCCCGCCGAGATCAGGGCGCTCGCGGCAGCAGGGCTCGAGGTCGGGCTCGCCCGGGGCGAGGCACTCCGGCATGCGGCGGTCGCCCGCGCCTACCCGGATGCGGGCATCCAACAAGTCGTCGCCGACGGCCACGCGGCATGGCGACCGCTCAGCGCCGAGATCACCCCCCGCGTCCTGCTGGTGCGCGACCCCGACCTGCTCGCCCTGCCACGGGCGGCCGACCGCGTACGGATGCGCCCCGAACGCGTCCTCGTCACGGCCGACCGGCTCCCTCAGCCCGACGGCCGGCCCCGGATCTCGTACGACCCGGTGCAGGTCGAGCGCGTGACCCGCGAGCAGTTCGGCTGCGACGTCGAGTGGCTGCCGGCCACGGCGGCGGTGTCCGAGGCGCTCGCTGCCGCCGGCGCCATGGGGCATCGTCACCCGCCTCAGCGGCTCGATGTCGCGCCCGTCCGCCGCTTCCCGCAACGCCTGACCTCCGTGCCGCCGGTCATCGGCGTCGTCGACAGCGGGCGGTTCGGAGCCGATCGCGTGGATCCGTCGGCGCTCGCCGTCCTGCCGACCACGACGGCGTTCGACGTGCGCATCCTCGAGCCGTCAGGCCGGCCGCGCACGGGCGCTGCCGCCGCATGGCTGGGGATCGACCAGGCGCTGCTGACCCCGGACGAGTTCTTCGACCAGTGCGACTTCATCGTCGGCCTGCCGGCCCGGGTCCACGGCACGGTGCTGACCCGACCGGTCATCGACGCCATGGCGCACGGCTGCGTCCCGGTCGTCCATCCCGGCGTGCGGGCGGTCTTCGGCGACGCCGTGGCCTACTTCGGCGAGCGCAGCATCGCCGACATCGTCTCGGAGCTCTGGGACCCGTCACGCTACGCGGCGGCACAGCGATCGGCCGTCGAGTTCTGCCACAATGAGATGTCCCCCGAGGCGTTCGCCGGGGCGGTCCAGCGGATCACAGGCACGGAGCTCTCATGA
- the wecB gene encoding non-hydrolyzing UDP-N-acetylglucosamine 2-epimerase, which translates to MSLSSVPHVVHVTGARPNFPKAAPVIRALDALGIRQVLVHTGQHYDPVMSEVFFQQLGLPEPDVNLGVGSGSHAHQTAKVMTELEDMFIAERPDLVVVYGDVNSTVAASLVAAKLHIPVAHVEAGLRSFDRTMPEEVNRIVTDSLADLLFTTSPDANVHLGAEGVAADKIHFVGNPMIDTLLANLDKFDAEVAREHLGLEGDYIVATLHRPANVDDPAQAAAIVKVLHEVADRTSVVIPLHPRGRAAFEAAGLMDHDSVKVIEPLGYVEFMGLVRGSLAVITDSGGVQEETTMLGIPCLTLRPNTERPVTITHGTNQLVTQHDLLASLEPVIDGTRTSNGVTPPLWDGHAGDRIAAVISAALTSQTA; encoded by the coding sequence ATGAGCCTGTCGTCTGTGCCCCACGTCGTCCACGTGACCGGTGCGCGTCCCAACTTCCCCAAGGCGGCTCCGGTGATCCGGGCCCTCGACGCACTCGGCATCCGTCAGGTGCTCGTGCACACGGGGCAGCACTACGACCCCGTCATGTCCGAGGTGTTCTTCCAGCAGCTCGGCCTGCCCGAGCCCGACGTCAACCTCGGAGTCGGATCCGGATCGCACGCGCACCAGACCGCCAAGGTCATGACCGAGCTCGAGGACATGTTCATCGCCGAGCGGCCCGATCTCGTCGTGGTCTACGGCGACGTCAACTCCACGGTCGCGGCATCGCTCGTGGCGGCCAAGCTCCACATCCCCGTTGCGCACGTCGAGGCCGGCCTGCGCAGCTTCGACCGCACGATGCCCGAAGAGGTCAACCGCATCGTCACCGACAGCCTCGCCGACCTGCTCTTCACGACCAGCCCGGACGCCAACGTGCACCTCGGCGCCGAGGGTGTGGCCGCCGACAAGATCCACTTCGTCGGCAACCCGATGATCGACACGCTGCTGGCCAACCTCGACAAGTTCGACGCCGAGGTCGCACGCGAGCACCTCGGCCTCGAGGGCGACTACATCGTCGCGACGCTGCACCGGCCGGCCAACGTCGACGACCCGGCGCAGGCCGCGGCCATCGTCAAGGTGCTCCACGAGGTCGCCGACCGCACGTCCGTCGTCATCCCGCTGCATCCGCGTGGGCGCGCGGCGTTCGAGGCGGCCGGCCTGATGGACCACGACTCGGTCAAGGTCATCGAGCCGCTCGGCTACGTCGAGTTCATGGGACTCGTGCGCGGCAGCCTCGCGGTCATCACCGACTCCGGCGGAGTGCAGGAGGAGACCACGATGCTCGGCATCCCGTGTCTCACGCTGCGGCCCAACACCGAGCGCCCGGTGACGATCACCCACGGCACCAACCAGCTCGTGACGCAGCACGACCTGCTCGCCAGCCTCGAGCCCGTCATCGACGGCACGCGTACGTCGAACGGTGTGACCCCGCCCCTCTGGGACGGTCACGCCGGTGACCGCATCGCCGCTGTCATCAGCGCCGCGCTGACCAGCCAGACCGCCTGA
- a CDS encoding class I SAM-dependent methyltransferase: MASFGGASRTTRLAVLGVAVAVAVVLAIVLVDPWGESLLAALGALIASLLVVLLLRNEQHQRRVGDRLSRLEQGVRSQNRELKSLKSIRDHGQWTFKRLKRMEEGTKDPKKFGMLRELNAVSRRQFEQVQATINLFEMVDVDAAVPPMRLWAVSPDALVLLVQEMLVVKPTLVVECGSGVSTLWMALAIKQRGLDTRVVALDHEEEYAGKTNRLLRLHGVDHIASARVAPLVDVTSGEDTQPWYDPAAVQDLQDIGVLFVDGPPASSGPLSRLPAIPQLWDRLAPTVSVVVDDFIREDEQIMVDRWLEAHPELVREHYDTEKGTEILRRG; this comes from the coding sequence ATGGCGTCGTTCGGGGGCGCGTCCCGCACCACCAGGCTCGCCGTCCTGGGTGTCGCCGTGGCGGTCGCGGTGGTGCTGGCGATCGTGCTCGTCGACCCATGGGGCGAGAGCCTGCTCGCCGCGCTCGGGGCACTCATCGCGTCGCTGCTGGTCGTCCTGCTGCTGCGCAACGAGCAGCACCAGCGTCGGGTGGGCGATCGTCTCTCCCGCCTCGAGCAGGGCGTGCGGTCGCAGAACCGCGAGCTGAAGTCACTGAAGTCGATCCGCGACCACGGGCAGTGGACCTTCAAGCGGCTCAAGCGCATGGAGGAGGGCACCAAGGACCCCAAGAAGTTCGGCATGCTGCGCGAGCTCAATGCGGTCTCGCGCCGGCAGTTCGAGCAGGTCCAGGCCACGATCAACCTGTTCGAGATGGTCGACGTCGACGCGGCCGTCCCGCCGATGCGCCTGTGGGCGGTGTCGCCGGACGCCCTCGTGCTGCTGGTCCAGGAGATGCTCGTCGTCAAGCCCACGCTCGTCGTGGAGTGCGGCAGTGGCGTCTCGACGCTCTGGATGGCCCTCGCGATCAAGCAGCGCGGTCTCGACACCCGGGTCGTGGCCCTCGACCACGAGGAGGAGTACGCCGGCAAGACCAACCGCCTGCTGCGCCTCCACGGTGTCGACCACATCGCCTCTGCCCGCGTGGCGCCCCTGGTCGACGTGACGTCAGGCGAGGACACGCAGCCCTGGTACGACCCGGCGGCGGTGCAGGACCTCCAGGACATCGGCGTGCTGTTCGTCGACGGGCCTCCCGCTTCGTCGGGTCCGCTGTCGCGCCTGCCGGCGATCCCTCAGCTGTGGGACCGGCTCGCCCCGACCGTCTCGGTCGTCGTCGACGACTTCATCCGTGAGGACGAGCAGATCATGGTCGATCGCTGGCTCGAGGCGCACCCCGAGCTCGTCCGCGAGCACTACGACACCGAGAAGGGCACCGAGATCCTGCGTCGTGGCTGA
- a CDS encoding glycosyltransferase family 4 protein, with protein MTLRSRLGLVRLRRQIAAHLDGHPDSDGSQLTEWASRGEGHREAVRRETETYAAKHLSLHTFQTAEALLTPLANRQTIARLAAQLKAAQPRLLYPYLADIKVGIAVRQAVVGAMACDDFTDADLNVLYDGAHAPLKPEYLRMVHDFVREHAADSVAQVVPAPARIDRLLELFESDLTSRTADIAAWAQTPDEHLFAFRTAITLRDPALIEHLRSTIDIEQLTDRQKSRAASLLWRGGTEELALPFARAVTAGGNSGRRARAIIDEYESFDYMDSGWTPPALNPTPLYTPTPRSILHVLHNSLPYRTTGSANRTQGLLAGLAGNGYSISAINPPGFPYDDVPPDKRDTIKADFEVGPVRYHNLLNGGEVIPRFRLGEFLDAYTAGIIEQARRDQAALIHSASNGYNGLAGTVAARTIGIPNIYEVRGLNEEGRRSRDEHYATTRQYAFAHHLETLAANEADRVIAITEGLRNTLVERGVDPAKIIVVPNGVNTERFGPLERDEELARQYGLEGKLVIGYIGSLNWYEGHDLLFEAVRRLRPRHPDMRVLIVGGGQEYEHLLALRSELGLDDIIVMTGRLPFEQVEAHYSLIDIAPITRSSSPVTESTSPLKPFEAMAMGKTVISSDVAVMKEVFNGDNGLLYTKDDADSLESVLERVLLDESLRTRLGEGGRSWVIAERDWRTLAARVAALYAELGAG; from the coding sequence GTGACCCTTCGTTCCCGGCTCGGCCTCGTGCGACTTCGTCGGCAGATCGCCGCACATCTCGACGGCCATCCCGACTCGGACGGCAGCCAGCTCACGGAGTGGGCCAGCCGCGGCGAAGGGCATCGCGAGGCCGTACGCCGCGAGACCGAGACGTACGCCGCGAAGCACCTGTCCCTCCACACGTTCCAAACGGCCGAGGCGCTCCTGACGCCGCTCGCCAACCGGCAGACCATCGCCCGGCTCGCGGCCCAGCTCAAGGCCGCACAGCCGCGGCTGCTCTACCCCTATCTCGCCGACATCAAGGTCGGCATCGCCGTGCGGCAGGCCGTCGTCGGCGCCATGGCGTGCGACGACTTCACCGACGCCGACCTCAACGTCCTCTACGACGGGGCGCACGCGCCGCTCAAGCCCGAGTACCTGCGCATGGTCCACGACTTCGTCAGGGAGCACGCTGCGGACTCGGTCGCCCAGGTCGTCCCGGCGCCGGCCCGCATCGACCGCCTCCTCGAGCTGTTCGAGTCTGACCTGACCTCCCGCACCGCCGACATCGCCGCGTGGGCCCAGACGCCCGACGAGCACCTCTTCGCGTTCCGCACGGCGATCACGCTGCGCGACCCTGCCCTGATCGAGCACCTGCGCTCGACGATCGACATCGAGCAGCTCACCGACCGGCAGAAGTCCCGCGCGGCCTCGCTCCTGTGGCGCGGCGGCACCGAGGAGCTGGCGCTGCCGTTCGCGCGCGCGGTCACCGCAGGCGGCAACAGCGGCCGGCGCGCGCGGGCGATCATCGACGAGTACGAGTCGTTCGACTACATGGATTCCGGCTGGACCCCGCCGGCCCTCAACCCGACGCCGCTCTACACGCCCACGCCGCGCTCGATCCTCCACGTGCTCCACAACTCCCTGCCCTACCGCACGACGGGCTCGGCCAACCGCACGCAGGGGCTGCTGGCCGGACTTGCCGGCAACGGCTACTCGATCTCGGCGATCAACCCGCCCGGATTCCCGTACGACGACGTCCCGCCCGACAAGCGCGACACGATCAAGGCCGACTTCGAGGTCGGCCCCGTCCGCTACCACAACCTGCTCAACGGCGGAGAGGTCATCCCGCGCTTCCGCCTGGGTGAGTTCCTCGACGCCTACACGGCCGGCATCATCGAGCAGGCGCGGCGCGACCAGGCCGCCCTGATCCACTCGGCCAGCAACGGCTACAACGGACTCGCCGGCACGGTCGCCGCGCGCACGATCGGCATCCCCAACATCTACGAGGTGCGCGGCCTCAACGAAGAAGGCCGCCGCTCGCGCGACGAGCACTACGCGACCACCCGCCAGTACGCCTTCGCGCACCACCTCGAGACGCTCGCAGCCAACGAGGCCGACCGCGTCATCGCGATCACCGAGGGGCTCCGCAACACCCTGGTCGAGCGCGGCGTCGACCCGGCCAAGATCATCGTGGTGCCCAACGGCGTCAACACCGAACGTTTCGGCCCCCTGGAGCGCGACGAGGAGCTGGCCCGCCAGTACGGCCTCGAGGGCAAGCTCGTCATCGGCTACATCGGCTCGCTCAACTGGTACGAGGGCCACGACCTGCTGTTCGAGGCGGTCCGCCGGCTCCGGCCCCGCCACCCCGACATGCGAGTCCTGATCGTCGGCGGCGGCCAGGAGTACGAGCACCTGCTGGCCCTGCGCAGCGAGCTCGGGCTCGACGACATCATCGTGATGACCGGCCGCCTGCCGTTCGAGCAGGTCGAGGCGCACTACTCGCTGATCGACATCGCGCCGATCACGCGCAGCTCGTCGCCCGTCACCGAGTCGACGTCGCCCCTCAAGCCGTTCGAGGCCATGGCGATGGGCAAGACCGTCATCTCCTCCGACGTCGCGGTGATGAAAGAGGTCTTCAACGGCGACAACGGCCTGCTCTACACCAAGGACGACGCCGACTCGCTCGAGAGCGTGCTCGAACGCGTCCTGCTCGACGAGTCGCTGCGGACCCGCCTCGGCGAGGGCGGTCGCTCGTGGGTCATCGCCGAGCGCGACTGGCGCACCCTCGCGGCGCGCGTGGCCGCGCTCTACGCCGAGCTCGGCGCCGGCTGA